A stretch of the Bacillus sp. FJAT-18017 genome encodes the following:
- the uxuA gene encoding mannonate dehydratase encodes MQMSFRWYGKTDSISLEYIRQIPGMKGIVTAIYDIPVGEAWPMDKIEELKKSVEDAGLEISVIESVPVHEDIKIGLPTRDKYIENYKETLRNLGKAGIPVVCYNFMPIFDWTRTDLDYRLPDGSTALIFEEEVAKKMDPLTGELSLPGWDSSYKKEDLQVLFDHYSKVDHEKLWENLEYFIKEIIPVAEEAGVKMAIHPDDPPFDIFGLPRIITKKENLERFINLYDSPYNGLTMCSGSLGSHPDNDFPEMLRYFGQKGRVNFVHARNVKLTGGFSFEESAHPSVYGSIDMYEVIRAMADFNYEGPIRPDHGRMIWGETGKPGYGLYDRALGATYLYGLWEAEQKSRKNK; translated from the coding sequence TTTCGCTGGTATGGCAAAACTGACAGTATCTCTTTGGAGTACATCCGCCAAATCCCTGGAATGAAAGGCATCGTAACTGCGATTTATGATATCCCGGTTGGCGAAGCATGGCCAATGGATAAAATCGAGGAATTGAAAAAGTCTGTAGAAGACGCAGGTCTTGAAATCTCTGTTATTGAGAGTGTTCCTGTTCACGAAGACATCAAAATCGGTCTTCCTACACGCGACAAGTACATTGAAAATTATAAAGAAACTCTTCGCAATCTAGGTAAAGCTGGCATTCCGGTAGTTTGCTACAACTTCATGCCAATCTTTGACTGGACACGTACGGATCTTGATTACCGTCTTCCAGATGGTTCAACAGCTCTTATTTTCGAAGAAGAAGTTGCCAAGAAGATGGACCCGCTAACAGGCGAACTTTCCCTGCCAGGCTGGGATTCAAGCTACAAAAAAGAAGATTTGCAAGTATTGTTTGACCACTACAGCAAGGTCGATCATGAAAAGCTTTGGGAAAACCTTGAGTATTTCATTAAGGAAATCATTCCTGTTGCAGAAGAAGCTGGCGTGAAAATGGCCATCCACCCGGATGATCCTCCATTCGACATCTTTGGCTTGCCACGTATCATTACCAAAAAAGAAAATCTTGAGCGTTTCATCAATCTTTACGACAGCCCGTACAACGGTTTGACAATGTGCAGTGGATCCCTTGGTTCACACCCTGACAATGATTTCCCTGAAATGCTTCGTTACTTTGGCCAAAAAGGCCGCGTGAACTTTGTTCATGCCCGTAACGTTAAGCTGACAGGTGGATTCTCATTCGAAGAATCTGCACACCCATCTGTTTACGGTTCAATCGATATGTATGAAGTTATCCGTGCAATGGCTGATTTCAACTATGAAGGTCCAATCCGTCCTGACCATGGCCGCATGATCTGGGGCGAAACAGGAAAGCCTGGCTATGGCCTCTATGACCGTG